The following proteins come from a genomic window of Eulemur rufifrons isolate Redbay chromosome 24, OSU_ERuf_1, whole genome shotgun sequence:
- the CIC gene encoding protein capicua homolog isoform X4 — protein MYSAHRPLMPASGAASRGLGMFVWTNVEPRSVAVFPWHSLVPFLAPSQPDPSVQPSEAQQPASHPVASNQSKEPAESAAVAHEQPPGGTGSADPGRPPGATCPESPGPGPPHVLGVVEPGKGPPPTTEEEAPGPPGEPRLDSETESDHDDAFLSIMSPEIQLPLPPGKRRTQSLSALPKERDSSSEKDGRSPNKREKDHIRRPMNAFMIFSKRHRALVHQRHPNQDNRTVSKILGEWWYALGPKEKQKYHDLAFQVKEAHFKAHPDWKWCNKDRKKSSSEAKPTSLGLAGGHKETRERSMSETGTAAAPGVSSELLSVAAQTLLSSDTKAPGSGSCGAERLHAVGGPGSARPRAFSHSGVHSLDGGEVDSQALQELTQMVSGPASYSGPKPSTQYGAPGTFAAPSEGGALAASGRPPLLPTRASRSQRAASEDMTSDEERMVICEEEGDDDVIADDGFSTTDIDLKCKERVTDSESGDSSGEDPEGNKGFGRKVFSPVIRSSFTHCRPTLDPEPPGPPDPPAAFSKGYGPTPSSSSSSPASSASAATSFSLGSGTFKAQESGQGSTVGPLRPPPPGAGGPATPSKATRFLPTDPATFRRKRPESVGGLEPPGPSVIAAPPSGGGSILQTLVLPPNKEEQEGSGARVPSAPAPSLAYGAPAAPLSRPAATMVTNVVRPVSSTPVPIASKPFPTSGRAEASPNDTAGARTEMGTGSRVPGGSPLGVSLVYSDKKSAAATSPAPHLVAGPLLGTVGKAPATVTNLLVGTPGYGAPAPPAVQFIAQGAPGSGTTAGSGAGAGNGPNGPVPLGILQPGALGKAGGITQVQYILPTLPQQLQVAPAPAPVPGTKAAAPSGPAPTTSIRFTLPPGTSTNGKVLAATAPTPGIPILQSVPSAPPPKAQSVSPVQAPPPGGSAQLLPGKVLVPLAAPSMSVRGGGAGQPLPLVSPPFSVPVQNGAQPPSKIIQLTPVPVSTPSGLVPPLSPATLPGPTSQPQKVLLPSSTRITYVQSAGGHALPLGTSPASSQAGTVTSYGPTSSVALGFTSLGPSGPAFVQPLLSAGQAPLLAPGQVGVSPVPSPQLPPACAAPGGPVITAFYPGSPAPSSSAPLAQPSQAPPSLVYTVATSTTPPAATILPKGPPAPATATPAPTSPFPSATGGCSMTYSLVAPKAQRPSPKAPQKVKAAIASIPVGSFEAGASGRPGPAPRQPLEPGPVREPTAPESELEGQPTPPAPPPPPETWTPTARSSPPPPPPAEERTSAKGPETMASKFPSSSSDWRVPGQGLESRGEPPTPPSPAPAPATAPGGSSGSSEGSSGRAAGDTPERKEAASTGKKVKVRPPPLKKTFDSVDNRVLSEVDFEERFAELPEFRPEEVLPSPTLQSLATSPRAILGSYRKKRKNSTDLDSAPEDPTSPKRKMRRRSSCSSEPNTPKSAKCEGDIFTFDRTGTEAEDVLGELEYEKVPYSSLRRTLDQRRALVMQLFQDHGFFPSAQATAAFQARYADIFPSKVCLQLKIREVRQKIMQAATPTEQPPGADAPLPGPPPTGTAAASAPTPSPAGGPDPTSPGSDSGTAQAAPPLPPPPESGPGQPGWEGPPQPSPPPAGPSTAATGR, from the exons ATGTACTCGGCCCACAGGCCCCTGATGCCCGCGTCCGGCGCGGCCTCCCGTGGCCTCGGCATGTTCG TGTGGACGAATGTGGAACCTCGCTCTGTGGCCGTGTTCCCCTGGCACTCCCTAGTCCCCTTCCTGGCACCCAGCCAGCCTGACCCCTCTGTGCAGCCGAGTGAAGCCCAGCAACCTGCCAGCCACCCGGTGGCCTCCAACCAGAGCAAAG AACCTGCTGAATCGGCAGCTGTTGCTCATGAACAGCCACCAGGTGGGACAGGGAGTGCTGACCCTGGGCGACCCCCTGGAGCCACATGCCCTGAGAGCCCAGGGCCCGGACCCCCACATGTTTTGGGGGTGGTGGAACCTGGTAAGGGTCCCCCTCCTACCACTGAGGAGGAGGCCCCTGGCCCCCCAGGAGAACCTCGGTTGGACAGTGAGACAGAGAGTGACCACGATGATGC CTTCCTCTCCATCATGTCTCCTGAGATCCAGTTGCCTCTGCCACCTGGAAAACGGCGGACCCAGTCCCTTAGTGCCCTGCCCAAGGAACGGGACTCATCTTCCGAGAAGGATGGACGCAGCCCCAACAAG CGGGAGAAGGACCATATCCGACGGCCCATGAATGCCTTCATGATCTTCAGCAAGCGGCACCGGGCCCTGGTCCACCAGCGTCACCCCAACCAGGACAACCGGACCGTCAGCAAGATCCTGGGCGAGTGGTGGTACGCCCTGGGGCCCAAGGAGAAGCAGAAGTACCACGACCTGGCCTTCCAG GTGAAGGAGGCCCACTTCAAGGCCCACCCAGATTGGAAGTGGTGCAACAAGGACCGAAAGAAGTCCAGCTCGGAGGCCAAGCCCACGAgcctggggctggcaggagggCACAAGGAGACACGGGAGCGGAGCATGTCGGAGACGGGCACTGCCGCTGCCCCTGGGG TGTCCTCTGAGCTCCTGTCCGTCGCGGCCCAGACACTCTTGAGCTCAGACACCAAGGCTCCAGGGAGCGGCTCCTGTGGGGCAGAACGGCTGCACGCAGTTGGGGGACCTGGCTCAGCCCGGCCCCGAGCCTTCTCCCACAGTGGGGTACACAGCCTGGACGGTGGCGAAGTAGACAGCCAGGCACTACAGGAACTGACGCAG ATGGTGTCTGGCCCTGCATCGTACTCCGGCCCAAAGCCTTCCACCCAGTATGGAGCTCCAGGCACTTTTGCAGCCCCCAGTGAGGGAGGTGCATTGGCAGCCAGTGGGCGGCCCCCACTGTTGCCCACCCGAGCCTCTCGTTCCCAGCGCGCAGCCAGTGAGGACATGACCAGTGATGAGGAACGCATGGTCATCTGTGAGGAGGAAGGGGATGATGATGTTATTG CTGATGATGGCTTCAGCACCACTGACATTGATCTCAAGTGCAAGGAGCGGGTGACCGACAGCGAGAGTGGAGACAGCTCTGGGGAGGACCCAGAGGGCAACAAG GGCTTTGGTCGGAAGGTGTTTTCACCCGTGATCCGTTCCTCCTTTACCCACTGCCGTCCGACGTTGGACCCTGAGCCCCCAGGGCCTCCGGATCCACCTGCAGCCTTCAGTAAAGGCTATGGTcccaccccatcctcctcctcgTCTTCGCCTGCCTCCTCAGCCTCGGCAGCAACGTCCTTCTCACTGGGCTCAGGAACCTTCAAGGCCCAGGAGTCTGGTCAGGGCAGCACAGTGGGCCCACTACGGCCCCCaccccctggggctgggggcccagcAACACCTTCCAAGGCTACCCGATTCCTCCCAACGGATCCTGCCACCTTCCGTCGCAAGAGACCTGAAAGTGTGGGGGGCCTGGAGCCGCCAGGCCCCTCCGTCATTGCAGCGCCTCCCAGTGGAGGAGGAAGCATCCTGCAGACACTGGTCCTGCCCCCAAacaaggaggagcaggagggcagtGGAGCCAGAGTGCCCTCAGCTCCGGCCCCATCACTGGCCTATGGGGCCCCGGCAGCTCCCTTGTCCCGCCCTGCTGCCACCATGGTCACCAACGTGGTGCGGCCTGTCAGCAGCACTCCTGTGCCCATCGCCTCTAAGCCCTTCCCCACCTCTGGCCGGGCTGAGGCGTCTCCAAATGACACAGCAGGTGCCAGGACTGAAATGGGCACTGGGTCCCGGGTGCCTGGGGGTTCCCCGCTTGGCGTCAGTTTAGTGTATTCGGACAAGAAGTCGGCAGCAGCCACCTCACCAGCCCCACACTTGGTGGCTGGGCCCCTACTGGGCACTGTAGGGAAAGCGCCTGCCACTGTCACTAACCTACTGGTGGGCACCCCAGGCTATGGGGCTCCTGCACCCCCTGCTGTCCAGTTTATTGCCCAGGGGGCCCCTGGCAGCGGGACCACTGCGGGCTCAGGAGCAGGTGCTGGGAATGGCCCCAATGGGCCAGTACCCCTGGGCATCCTGCAGCCAGGTGCCCTGGGCAAGGCTGGGGGAATCACCCAGGTGCAGTACATCTTGCCCACGCTGCCCCAGCAGCTTCAGGTGGCACCTGCCCCAGCACCGGTCCCTGGGACCAAAGCAGCGGCTCCCAGCGGCCCTGCACCCACCACCAGCATCCGTTTCACCCTCCCGCCGGGCACCTCCACCAACGGCAAGGTCCTGGCTGCTACTGCACCCACTCCTGGCATCCCTATCCTGCAGTCCGTaccctccgccccgccccctaAAG CCCAGTCAGTTTCTCCCGTGCAGGCCCCACCTCCGGGTGGCTCAGCCCAGCTGCTGCCTGGGAAGGTACTAGTGCCCCTGGCCGCCCCTAGCATGTCAGTGCGGGGTGGAGGGGCTGGCCAGCCGCTGCCCCTGGTGAGCCCGCCCTTCTCAGTACCTGTACAGAACGGTGCCCAGCCACCCAGCAAG ATCATCCAGCTGACTCCAGTGCCCGTGAGCACACCCAGCGGCCTGGTGCCGCCCCTGAGCCCGGCCACGCTTCCTGGACCCACCTCGCAGCCCCAGAAAGTCCTGCTGCCCTCCTCCACCAG AATCACCTACGTGCAGTCAGCGGGCGGGCACGCGCTGCCCCTGGGCACCAGCCCTGCATCTAGCCAGGCTGGAACAGTCACCTCGTACGGGCCCACGAGCTCTGTAGCTCTAGGCTTCACCTCGCTGGGGCCCAGTGGCCCCGCCTTCGTTCAGCCCCTGCTCTCAG cAGGCCAAGCCCCGCTGCTGGCTCCTGGCCAAGTGGGCGTATCGcctgtgcccagcccccagctgccGCCTGCCTGTGCAGCCCCCGGAGGGCCCGTCATAACGGCATTTTATCCTGGCAGCCCTGCACCCTCCTCCTCAGCACCCCTGGCCCAGCCATCCCAGGCCCCTCCAAGCCTGGTCTACACTGTGGCCACCAGCACCACCCCACCTGCTGCCACCATTCTGCCCAAGGGCCCGCCGGCCCCTGCCActgccaccccagcccccactAGCCCTTTCCCCAGTGCCACAGGTGGGT GCTCCATGACCTATAGCTTAGTGGCCCCCAAGGCCCAGCGGCCCAGCCCAAAGGCCCCCCAGAAAGTGAAGGCGGCCATCGCCAGCATTCCCGTGGGTTCTTTTGAGGCAGGTGCCTCCGGGCGCCCTGGCCCTGCGCCCCGGCAGCCTCTGGAGCCTGGCCCAGTCCGCGAGCCAACTGCCCCGGAGTCTGAGCTTGAGGGGCAGCCCACACCACCAGCTCCTCCACCACCCCCAGAGACCTGGACTCCCACggccaggagcagccccccaccacccccgccTGCCGAGGAGCGGACCAGCGCCAAGGGCCCCGAAACTATG GCCAGCAAATTCCCCAGCTCATCTTCAGATTGGCGTgtccctgggcagggcctggagagTCGTGGGGagcctcccacccctcccagcccggccccagctccagccacagcccctggtggcagcagcggcagcagcgagGGCAGCAGCGGGAGGGCGGCTGGGGACACTCCTGAGCGCAAAGAGGCGGCTAGTACCGGCAAGAAGGTGAAGGTGCGGCCCCCGCCCCTGAAGAAGACCTTTGACTCTGTGGACAA CAGGGTCCTGTCAGAGGTAGACTTCGAAGAGCGCTTTGCTGAACTGCCTGAGTTTCGACCTGAGGAGGTGCTGCCCTCCCCGACCCTGCAGTCTCTGGCCACCTCGCCCCGGGCTATTCTGGGCTCTTACCGCAAGAAGAGGAAGAACTCCACTG ACCTGGACTCGGCGCCCGAAGACCCCACCTCGCCTAAGCGCAAGATGAGGAGACGCTCCAGCTGCAGCTCAGAGCCCAACACCCCCAAGAGTGCCAAGTGCGAGGGAGACATCTTCACCTTTGACCGTACAG GTACAGAAGCCGAGGATGTGCTCGGGGAGCTGGAGTACGAGAAAGTGCCATATTCGTCACTGCGGCGTACCCTGGACCAGCGCCGGGCCCTGGTCATGCAGCTCTTCCAGGACCACGGTTTCTTCCCATCAG cccaggccaccGCAGCCTTCCAGGCCCGCTATGCAGATATCTTCCCCTCCAAGGTTTGTCTACAGTTGAAGATACGAGAGGTGCGCCAGAAGATCATGCAGGCAGCCACGCCCACGGAGCAGCCCCCTGGAGCTGACGCCCCTCTCCCTGGACCGCCCCCCACTGGcactgctgctgcctctgccccgactcccagccctgctgggggCCCCGACCCCACCTCACCTGGCTCGGACTCTGGCACGGCCCAGGCTGCCCCGCCACTGCCTCCACCCCCAGAGTCAGGGCCCGGACAGCCTGGCTGGGAGGGGcccccccagccctctcccccacCTGCAGGCCCCTCTACAGCTGCCACAGGCAGGTGA
- the CIC gene encoding protein capicua homolog isoform X5 yields MYSAHRPLMPASGAASRGLGMFVWTNVEPRSVAVFPWHSLVPFLAPSQPDPSVQPSEAQQPASHPVASNQSKEPAESAAVAHEQPPGGTGSADPGRPPGATCPESPGPGPPHVLGVVEPGKGPPPTTEEEAPGPPGEPRLDSETESDHDDAFLSIMSPEIQLPLPPGKRRTQSLSALPKERDSSSEKDGRSPNKREKDHIRRPMNAFMIFSKRHRALVHQRHPNQDNRTVSKILGEWWYALGPKEKQKYHDLAFQVKEAHFKAHPDWKWCNKDRKKSSSEAKPTSLGLAGGHKETRERSMSETGTAAAPGVSSELLSVAAQTLLSSDTKAPGSGSCGAERLHAVGGPGSARPRAFSHSGVHSLDGGEVDSQALQELTQMVSGPASYSGPKPSTQYGAPGTFAAPSEGGALAASGRPPLLPTRASRSQRAASEDMTSDEERMVICEEEGDDDVIADDGFSTTDIDLKCKERVTDSESGDSSGEDPEGNKGFGRKVFSPVIRSSFTHCRPTLDPEPPGPPDPPAAFSKGYGPTPSSSSSSPASSASAATSFSLGSGTFKAQESGQGSTVGPLRPPPPGAGGPATPSKATRFLPTDPATFRRKRPESVGGLEPPGPSVIAAPPSGGGSILQTLVLPPNKEEQEGSGARVPSAPAPSLAYGAPAAPLSRPAATMVTNVVRPVSSTPVPIASKPFPTSGRAEASPNDTAGARTEMGTGSRVPGGSPLGVSLVYSDKKSAAATSPAPHLVAGPLLGTVGKAPATVTNLLVGTPGYGAPAPPAVQFIAQGAPGSGTTAGSGAGAGNGPNGPVPLGILQPGALGKAGGITQVQYILPTLPQQLQVAPAPAPVPGTKAAAPSGPAPTTSIRFTLPPGTSTNGKVLAATAPTPGIPILQSVPSAPPPKAQSVSPVQAPPPGGSAQLLPGKVLVPLAAPSMSVRGGGAGQPLPLVSPPFSVPVQNGAQPPSKIIQLTPVPVSTPSGLVPPLSPATLPGPTSQPQKVLLPSSTRITYVQSAGGHALPLGTSPASSQAGTVTSYGPTSSVALGFTSLGPSGPAFVQPLLSAGQAPLLAPGQVGVSPVPSPQLPPACAAPGGPVITAFYPGSPAPSSSAPLAQPSQAPPSLVYTVATSTTPPAATILPKGPPAPATATPAPTSPFPSATGGCSMTYSLVAPKAQRPSPKAPQKVKAAIASIPVGSFEAGASGRPGPAPRQPLEPGPVREPTAPESELEGQPTPPAPPPPPETWTPTARSSPPPPPPAEERTSAKGPETMASKFPSSSSDWRVPGQGLESRGEPPTPPSPAPAPATAPGGSSGSSEGSSGRAAGDTPERKEAASTGKKVKVRPPPLKKTFDSVDNRVLSEVDFEERFAELPEFRPEEVLPSPTLQSLATSPRAILGSYRKKRKNSTDLDSAPEDPTSPKRKMRRRSSCSSEPNTPKSAKCEGDIFTFDRTEAEDVLGELEYEKVPYSSLRRTLDQRRALVMQLFQDHGFFPSAQATAAFQARYADIFPSKVCLQLKIREVRQKIMQAATPTEQPPGADAPLPGPPPTGTAAASAPTPSPAGGPDPTSPGSDSGTAQAAPPLPPPPESGPGQPGWEGPPQPSPPPAGPSTAATGR; encoded by the exons ATGTACTCGGCCCACAGGCCCCTGATGCCCGCGTCCGGCGCGGCCTCCCGTGGCCTCGGCATGTTCG TGTGGACGAATGTGGAACCTCGCTCTGTGGCCGTGTTCCCCTGGCACTCCCTAGTCCCCTTCCTGGCACCCAGCCAGCCTGACCCCTCTGTGCAGCCGAGTGAAGCCCAGCAACCTGCCAGCCACCCGGTGGCCTCCAACCAGAGCAAAG AACCTGCTGAATCGGCAGCTGTTGCTCATGAACAGCCACCAGGTGGGACAGGGAGTGCTGACCCTGGGCGACCCCCTGGAGCCACATGCCCTGAGAGCCCAGGGCCCGGACCCCCACATGTTTTGGGGGTGGTGGAACCTGGTAAGGGTCCCCCTCCTACCACTGAGGAGGAGGCCCCTGGCCCCCCAGGAGAACCTCGGTTGGACAGTGAGACAGAGAGTGACCACGATGATGC CTTCCTCTCCATCATGTCTCCTGAGATCCAGTTGCCTCTGCCACCTGGAAAACGGCGGACCCAGTCCCTTAGTGCCCTGCCCAAGGAACGGGACTCATCTTCCGAGAAGGATGGACGCAGCCCCAACAAG CGGGAGAAGGACCATATCCGACGGCCCATGAATGCCTTCATGATCTTCAGCAAGCGGCACCGGGCCCTGGTCCACCAGCGTCACCCCAACCAGGACAACCGGACCGTCAGCAAGATCCTGGGCGAGTGGTGGTACGCCCTGGGGCCCAAGGAGAAGCAGAAGTACCACGACCTGGCCTTCCAG GTGAAGGAGGCCCACTTCAAGGCCCACCCAGATTGGAAGTGGTGCAACAAGGACCGAAAGAAGTCCAGCTCGGAGGCCAAGCCCACGAgcctggggctggcaggagggCACAAGGAGACACGGGAGCGGAGCATGTCGGAGACGGGCACTGCCGCTGCCCCTGGGG TGTCCTCTGAGCTCCTGTCCGTCGCGGCCCAGACACTCTTGAGCTCAGACACCAAGGCTCCAGGGAGCGGCTCCTGTGGGGCAGAACGGCTGCACGCAGTTGGGGGACCTGGCTCAGCCCGGCCCCGAGCCTTCTCCCACAGTGGGGTACACAGCCTGGACGGTGGCGAAGTAGACAGCCAGGCACTACAGGAACTGACGCAG ATGGTGTCTGGCCCTGCATCGTACTCCGGCCCAAAGCCTTCCACCCAGTATGGAGCTCCAGGCACTTTTGCAGCCCCCAGTGAGGGAGGTGCATTGGCAGCCAGTGGGCGGCCCCCACTGTTGCCCACCCGAGCCTCTCGTTCCCAGCGCGCAGCCAGTGAGGACATGACCAGTGATGAGGAACGCATGGTCATCTGTGAGGAGGAAGGGGATGATGATGTTATTG CTGATGATGGCTTCAGCACCACTGACATTGATCTCAAGTGCAAGGAGCGGGTGACCGACAGCGAGAGTGGAGACAGCTCTGGGGAGGACCCAGAGGGCAACAAG GGCTTTGGTCGGAAGGTGTTTTCACCCGTGATCCGTTCCTCCTTTACCCACTGCCGTCCGACGTTGGACCCTGAGCCCCCAGGGCCTCCGGATCCACCTGCAGCCTTCAGTAAAGGCTATGGTcccaccccatcctcctcctcgTCTTCGCCTGCCTCCTCAGCCTCGGCAGCAACGTCCTTCTCACTGGGCTCAGGAACCTTCAAGGCCCAGGAGTCTGGTCAGGGCAGCACAGTGGGCCCACTACGGCCCCCaccccctggggctgggggcccagcAACACCTTCCAAGGCTACCCGATTCCTCCCAACGGATCCTGCCACCTTCCGTCGCAAGAGACCTGAAAGTGTGGGGGGCCTGGAGCCGCCAGGCCCCTCCGTCATTGCAGCGCCTCCCAGTGGAGGAGGAAGCATCCTGCAGACACTGGTCCTGCCCCCAAacaaggaggagcaggagggcagtGGAGCCAGAGTGCCCTCAGCTCCGGCCCCATCACTGGCCTATGGGGCCCCGGCAGCTCCCTTGTCCCGCCCTGCTGCCACCATGGTCACCAACGTGGTGCGGCCTGTCAGCAGCACTCCTGTGCCCATCGCCTCTAAGCCCTTCCCCACCTCTGGCCGGGCTGAGGCGTCTCCAAATGACACAGCAGGTGCCAGGACTGAAATGGGCACTGGGTCCCGGGTGCCTGGGGGTTCCCCGCTTGGCGTCAGTTTAGTGTATTCGGACAAGAAGTCGGCAGCAGCCACCTCACCAGCCCCACACTTGGTGGCTGGGCCCCTACTGGGCACTGTAGGGAAAGCGCCTGCCACTGTCACTAACCTACTGGTGGGCACCCCAGGCTATGGGGCTCCTGCACCCCCTGCTGTCCAGTTTATTGCCCAGGGGGCCCCTGGCAGCGGGACCACTGCGGGCTCAGGAGCAGGTGCTGGGAATGGCCCCAATGGGCCAGTACCCCTGGGCATCCTGCAGCCAGGTGCCCTGGGCAAGGCTGGGGGAATCACCCAGGTGCAGTACATCTTGCCCACGCTGCCCCAGCAGCTTCAGGTGGCACCTGCCCCAGCACCGGTCCCTGGGACCAAAGCAGCGGCTCCCAGCGGCCCTGCACCCACCACCAGCATCCGTTTCACCCTCCCGCCGGGCACCTCCACCAACGGCAAGGTCCTGGCTGCTACTGCACCCACTCCTGGCATCCCTATCCTGCAGTCCGTaccctccgccccgccccctaAAG CCCAGTCAGTTTCTCCCGTGCAGGCCCCACCTCCGGGTGGCTCAGCCCAGCTGCTGCCTGGGAAGGTACTAGTGCCCCTGGCCGCCCCTAGCATGTCAGTGCGGGGTGGAGGGGCTGGCCAGCCGCTGCCCCTGGTGAGCCCGCCCTTCTCAGTACCTGTACAGAACGGTGCCCAGCCACCCAGCAAG ATCATCCAGCTGACTCCAGTGCCCGTGAGCACACCCAGCGGCCTGGTGCCGCCCCTGAGCCCGGCCACGCTTCCTGGACCCACCTCGCAGCCCCAGAAAGTCCTGCTGCCCTCCTCCACCAG AATCACCTACGTGCAGTCAGCGGGCGGGCACGCGCTGCCCCTGGGCACCAGCCCTGCATCTAGCCAGGCTGGAACAGTCACCTCGTACGGGCCCACGAGCTCTGTAGCTCTAGGCTTCACCTCGCTGGGGCCCAGTGGCCCCGCCTTCGTTCAGCCCCTGCTCTCAG cAGGCCAAGCCCCGCTGCTGGCTCCTGGCCAAGTGGGCGTATCGcctgtgcccagcccccagctgccGCCTGCCTGTGCAGCCCCCGGAGGGCCCGTCATAACGGCATTTTATCCTGGCAGCCCTGCACCCTCCTCCTCAGCACCCCTGGCCCAGCCATCCCAGGCCCCTCCAAGCCTGGTCTACACTGTGGCCACCAGCACCACCCCACCTGCTGCCACCATTCTGCCCAAGGGCCCGCCGGCCCCTGCCActgccaccccagcccccactAGCCCTTTCCCCAGTGCCACAGGTGGGT GCTCCATGACCTATAGCTTAGTGGCCCCCAAGGCCCAGCGGCCCAGCCCAAAGGCCCCCCAGAAAGTGAAGGCGGCCATCGCCAGCATTCCCGTGGGTTCTTTTGAGGCAGGTGCCTCCGGGCGCCCTGGCCCTGCGCCCCGGCAGCCTCTGGAGCCTGGCCCAGTCCGCGAGCCAACTGCCCCGGAGTCTGAGCTTGAGGGGCAGCCCACACCACCAGCTCCTCCACCACCCCCAGAGACCTGGACTCCCACggccaggagcagccccccaccacccccgccTGCCGAGGAGCGGACCAGCGCCAAGGGCCCCGAAACTATG GCCAGCAAATTCCCCAGCTCATCTTCAGATTGGCGTgtccctgggcagggcctggagagTCGTGGGGagcctcccacccctcccagcccggccccagctccagccacagcccctggtggcagcagcggcagcagcgagGGCAGCAGCGGGAGGGCGGCTGGGGACACTCCTGAGCGCAAAGAGGCGGCTAGTACCGGCAAGAAGGTGAAGGTGCGGCCCCCGCCCCTGAAGAAGACCTTTGACTCTGTGGACAA CAGGGTCCTGTCAGAGGTAGACTTCGAAGAGCGCTTTGCTGAACTGCCTGAGTTTCGACCTGAGGAGGTGCTGCCCTCCCCGACCCTGCAGTCTCTGGCCACCTCGCCCCGGGCTATTCTGGGCTCTTACCGCAAGAAGAGGAAGAACTCCACTG ACCTGGACTCGGCGCCCGAAGACCCCACCTCGCCTAAGCGCAAGATGAGGAGACGCTCCAGCTGCAGCTCAGAGCCCAACACCCCCAAGAGTGCCAAGTGCGAGGGAGACATCTTCACCTTTGACC GTACAGAAGCCGAGGATGTGCTCGGGGAGCTGGAGTACGAGAAAGTGCCATATTCGTCACTGCGGCGTACCCTGGACCAGCGCCGGGCCCTGGTCATGCAGCTCTTCCAGGACCACGGTTTCTTCCCATCAG cccaggccaccGCAGCCTTCCAGGCCCGCTATGCAGATATCTTCCCCTCCAAGGTTTGTCTACAGTTGAAGATACGAGAGGTGCGCCAGAAGATCATGCAGGCAGCCACGCCCACGGAGCAGCCCCCTGGAGCTGACGCCCCTCTCCCTGGACCGCCCCCCACTGGcactgctgctgcctctgccccgactcccagccctgctgggggCCCCGACCCCACCTCACCTGGCTCGGACTCTGGCACGGCCCAGGCTGCCCCGCCACTGCCTCCACCCCCAGAGTCAGGGCCCGGACAGCCTGGCTGGGAGGGGcccccccagccctctcccccacCTGCAGGCCCCTCTACAGCTGCCACAGGCAGGTGA